One window of Athalia rosae chromosome 4, iyAthRosa1.1, whole genome shotgun sequence genomic DNA carries:
- the LOC105684214 gene encoding uncharacterized protein LOC105684214 isoform X3, translating into MRRARPDKCNAAWPSLTLQALWRGGMLTSRIAALVLAAVCIREWIFLLLGIHWLGMTIWVVLQNTDFCPTRWEERIYNCVIGIIYCFDFFNLCEGRSRYRALAFYGITVIQNIVFLSIYLAYFRGSLKTIVLTVSTIMIIGGTIIGLTSMLLYYGKFHPTGPIKFCDSTNNDLETASEKTIDKSGTLRSLKHRWHASALSLQHSVDLSQVTTVSDDITADKKSLLTNIVQSSEFVEEGIVNQSCEITDEAETVVKVIMENSTVSDMNNSNSQNYVTHLQNSSNCSNTQNIANEILHSQMSGNHQNFIRPNLSHSNNMDSIEDDYVECNNIETLRRQKRRGICSPVELGLETDDSKPDDLNSSLQSQKRRGICSSAQLGLELVTDEDNYVEKKFKFEKRRPMMATESEIDFSLNSFEEISSTMDSTSKDPLDIPDSIKDRERLDTPVISETDKISESDKISEEISQKEDTMSHVTSVHDYENVCPLGIARPPWCIRSWKGYTDIETYIHDDSVVRDRRRDTLTSSATGTTFSSEFSDPTCISPASRKVLKRSRQDDYLDTLVYDLEDWESNITSNEEVSTSTLSDIDEEEANLFVAKPIVIDDKGGMFALDTILEEREDSVSSSDTGIDLRRAKNCSVSTLVATIDEIRKFTAENSPRHVYHRTESQWEDLDPKMLIKKVQLAKVLFSNDLNKFSPCKNMPHSSLLDSSLIFNSNREIEAMKEMTKCYSTGSIRRTPLINAILSDSPILGPKAKIQKYNSIADNLNFANVEEHNVYVEMRPLIPEKSNEVRKLVPNVTLSTLSQNNLRSEVENFRNMTLEIKSVDENFSSHESSAVIQCSENYESPSVAFSRATTSQNEMLCDSESPKTSPKKPKSITAGANSNFSYPIGLHASYEKRRRNVNRPRRKFSLLRERFEPKSERLIYTVTPQNRNSELLSEPRTMLYVDQSKLNACDKQMSIILNDKLNAEEFTASYDKENLTPAVTSRISHWNSFISEHNSSNTDRLENKDTALNSLPNLKEKRSIFLKQVLSPPKFQNWGKKRTFSPNAKIVPKAL; encoded by the exons ATGCGCAGAGCGCGGCCAGATAAATGTAACGCTGCATGGCCCAGTCTGACACTCCAAGCATTATGGAGAGGTGGAATGCTGACTTCGAGAATTGCCGCTTTAGTTTTGGCAGCTGTTTGCATCAGAGAATGGATATTCCTACTACTTg gtATTCATTGGCTAGGAATGACGATATGGGTAGTTCTCCAAAATACAGATTTTTGTCCAACAAGATGGGAAGAACGAATCTACAACTGCGTAATTGGTATAATATactgttttgatttttttaatttatgcgAAGGACGATCTCGTTATCGAGCTCTGGCTTTTTATGGGATAACAGTGATTCAAAATATTGTCTTTTTGTCAATCTACCTCGCATATTTTAGAGGATCGTTAAAAACTATTGTTCTTACGGTATCGACGATCATGATAATCGGTGGAACAATAATCGGATTGACAAGTATGCTTCTCTATTATGGTAAATTCCATCCGACTGGGCCAATCAAATTTTGTGATAGTACAAACAATGATCTTGAGACTGCGTCGGAAAAAACAATAGACAAATCGGGAACACTTAGGTCTCTTAAGCATCGTTGGCATGCATCTGCTTTATCACTACAACACTCAGTTGACTTATCACAAGTTACAACGGTATCTGATGATATAACTGCTGATAAAAAATCATTGCTTACAAATATAGTTCAAAGTTCCGAGTTTGTTGAAGAGGGCATTGTGAACCAGAGCTGTGAAATCACAGATGAAGCTGAGACGGTTGTGAAAGTCATTATGGAAAACTCGACTGTAAGTGACATGAATAATTCGAATTCACAGAATTATGTAACCCATTTACAAAATTCgtcaaattgttcaaatacTCAGAATATAGCAAATGAAATACTTCATTCACAAATGTCTGGGAACcatcaaaatttcatccgtCCAAATCTATCACATTCTAACAATATGGATAGTATAGAGGATGATTATGTAGAGTGTAATAATATAGAGACGTTGCGTCGACAGAAGCGTAGAGGTATATGTTCTCCAGTTGAATTAGGTTTGGAAACAGATGATTCTAAACCTGATGATCTGAACTCTAGTTTGCAATCGCAAAAACGACGTGGAATTTGTTCTTCGGCTCAATTAGGGCTGGAATTAGTTACTGATGAAGATAattatgtagaaaaaaagttcaaatttgaaaaacgaagaccAATGATGGCCACCGAATCCGAAATAGATTTTAGTTTGAACagttttgaagaaatttcttcAACAATGGACTCCACTTCCAAAGATCCATTGGATATTCCTGACAGCATAAAGGATCGAGAGAGATTAGATACGCCTGTGATATCAGAGACTGACAAAATATCCGAGagtgataaaatttcagaagaaatttctcaaaaagaGGACACTATGAGCCATGTTACTTCGGTTCATGATTATGAGAATGTATGTCCCTTGGGAATCGCAAGACCTCCGTGGTGCATACGTAGCTGGAAAGGATACACTGATATAGAAACATATATTCACGATGATAGCGTAGTTAGAGATAGACGCAGAGATACATTGACCAGTTCAGCTACTGGCACTACATTTAGTTCGGAATTTTCGGATCCTACATGCATAAGTCCTGCTTCGAGAAAAGTGCTCAAACGTTCAAGGCAAGACGATTATTTAGACACATTGGTCTATGATCTAGAAGATTGGGAATCGAATATTACCTCTAACGAAGAAGTATCGACATCAACTTTGTCAGACatcgacgaagaagaagctaACTTGTTTGTTGCAAAACCGATTGTTATCGACGATAAAGGTGGGATGTTTGCATTGGATACAATTTTAGAAGAACGCGAAGACTCTGTTTCCAGCTCCGATACCGGCATTGATTTGAGACGAGCCAAAAATTGTTCGGTTAGTACATTAGTTGCAACGATTGATGAAATACGAAAATTCACTGCAGAAAATTCGCCCAGGCACGTTTACCATCGGACAGAAAGTCAATGGGAGGACTTGGATCCAAAgatgttgataaaaaaagtaCAACTAGCCAAAGTTCTATTCTCAAATGATTTAAATAAGTTTTCTCCTTGCAAAAACATGCCACATTCGTCATTATTGGATTCATCATTGATATTTAATAGCAACAGAGAAATTGAGGCAATGAAAGAAATGACCAAATGTTACTCAACAGGATCTATCAGAAGAACGCCACTGATAAATGCCATTTTATCAGACTCCCCGATATTAGGACCCAAGGCAAAAATACAGAAGTACAACAGCATTGCagacaatttgaattttgcaAATGTTGAAGAGCACAACGTTTATGTGGAGATGCGACCACTGATTCccgaaaaatcaaacgaagtTCGTAAGCTGGTTCCCAACGTGACATTATCCACCCTAAGTCAAAATAATTTGCGATCCGAGGTAGAGAATTTTAGAAACATGACTCTAGAGATTAAAAGTGTTGACGAGAACTTCAGTTCACATGAATCATCAGCTGTTATACAATGTTCAGAAAATTATGAATCACCATCGGTCGCATTTTCACGAGCAACTACTTCACAAAATGAAATGTTATGTGACAGTGAATCGCCAAAAACATCcccaaaaaaaccaaaatcaataACAGCAGGTGCgaattccaatttttcctACCCGATAGGATTACACGCGTCATATGAAAAACGTAGACGAAATGTTAATCGtccgagaagaaaattttcccttttGAGAGAAAGGTTTGAACCTAAGTCTGAAAGATTGATATATACCGTAACGCCACAAAACAGGAATTCAGAACTGTTGAGCGAACCAAGAACAATGTTGTACGTTGATCAATCCAAATTAAATGCTTGCGACAAACAAATGTCGATTATTTTGAACGATAAATTGAATGCCGAAGAATTTACGGCTTCTTACGACAAAGAAAACCTAACACCCGCAGTGACTAGTCGAATAAGTCATTGGAATAGTTTTATAAGTGAACATAATTCCTCCAATACAGACAGGCTTGAAAACAAGGATACTGCCTTGAATAGTCTTCCAAATTTAAAGGAGAAACgaagtatttttttgaaacaagTTCTTTCTCCgccgaaatttcaaaactgGGGTAAAAAACGAACGTTCAGTCCAAATGCCAAAATTGTCCCTAAAGCACTTTGA
- the LOC105684239 gene encoding proteasome subunit beta type-2: MECLIGIQFKDFVLVAADMTNAQSIMVMKSDEQKIHKISDKLVMAVSGESGDTTQFAEFIGKNIQLYKMRNGYELSPKAAASFTRRNLADYLRTRTPYFVNLLMAGYDDETGPELYFIDYLASCVKVPYAAHGYGGFFSLAIMDRYHNLDLSEPEAYELMKKCVREIHKRLFVNLPNFKVQKISRTGITDLETITAQNLAIEEAAKA; encoded by the exons ATGGAGTGCTTAATTGGAATACAGTTCAAAGATTTCGTTCTCGTTGCTGCGGACATGACAAATGCCCAATCAATCATGGTTATGAAAAGTG ATGAACAAAAGATTCACAAGATATCTGACAAACTTGTGATGGCAGTATCCGGAGAGTCAGGAGATACCACGCAATTTGCTGAATTTAttgggaaaaatattcaactctACAAGATGAGAAATGGCTATGAATTGTCACCCAAAGCTGCAGCTAGTTTTACACGAAGGAATTTAGCTGATTACCTGCGTACCAGAACTCCatattttgtcaatttattGATGGCAGGATATGACGATGAAACTGGACcagaattatattttattgattACTTAGCATCCTGTGTGAAAGTGCCTTACGCTGCTCATGGCTACGGTGGATTTTTCTCTTTGGCAATTATGGACAGATACCACAATCTCG ACCTATCTGAACCAGAAGCCTATGAACTAATGAAGAAGTGTGTGAGGGAAATCCATAAACGGCTGTTTGTAAACTTACCTAACTTCaaggttcaaaaaatttcaagaacaGGAATCACGGATTTGGAAACAATTACGGCTCAAAATCTAGCCATTGAAGAAGCTGCTAAAGCCTGA
- the LOC105684237 gene encoding minor histocompatibility antigen H13: MADVAEEIVGQAVENLTENANTIRTRIPSTPEGMAIAYGSLVVMAILPIFFGSYRSVKHHKEQQKQFAESGEKPETMTQKDAAMFPFIASGALVGLYIFFQVFSKEYINLLLTGYFFFLGVLALCHLMSPLISSLVPAAIPKTQYHIHFTQGDEDNAEDLIYYKFNLHDIVCLICCSVVGAWYLLKKHWIANNLFGIAFAINGVELLHLNNVVTGCILLCGLFVYDIFWVFGTNVMVTVAKSFEAPIKLVFPQDLLEKGLGGSNFAMLGLGDIVVPGIFIALLLRFDHSLSRKSNTYFYATFFAYFMGLLATMLVMHLFKHAQPALLYLVPACLGTPLLLALVKGDLKALFSYEDHPSEAVNVAGDTQAEIKKDK, encoded by the exons ATGGCAGACGTAGCCGAAGAAATCGTGGGTCAGGCAGTTGAGAATTTAACAGAAAATGCAAACACAATTAGAACACGAATACCCTCTACTCCTGAAGGAATGGCAATCGCCTATGGCAGTCTCGTTGTTATggctattcttccaattttctttggaaGTTACAGATCCGTAAAGCACCATAAGGAGCAGCAG AAACAATTTGCAGAAAGTGGTGAAAAGCCAGAGACCATGACTCAGAAGGATGCTGCGATGTTTCCTTTCATCGCAAGCGGAGCTCTAGTAGGACtttatatcttttttcag GTATTTTCCAAAGAGTACATCAATTTGCTATTGACGGGGTATTTCTTCTTCCTTGGAGTCTTGGCTCTCTGCCATCTCATGAG TCCTCTAATTTCATCTTTGGTACCAGCTGCGATACCAAAGACTCAATATCATATTCATTTCACACAAGGTGACGAAGATAACGCAGAAGACTTAATATACTACAAATTCAATCTCCATGATATTGTTTGTCTAATCTGCTGTTCTGTCGTGGGTGCTTGGTACTTGCTAAAAAAG CACTGGATTGCAAACAATCTCTTCGGAATTGCATTTGCTATAAATGGAGTAGAACTTCTACATTTAAATAATGTTGTAACTGGCTGTATTCTGTTGTGTGGACTGTTTGTTTATGATATTTTCTGGGTATTTGGTACCAATGTAATGGTGACAGTTGCCAAATCTTTCGAGGCGCCAATCAAACTTGTTTTTCCACAAGATTTGCTTGAAAAGGGACTTGGAGGATCTAATTTTGCCATGCTGGGCTTGGGTGACATCGTCGTACCAGGAATATTCATTGCACTGTTACTTCGGTTTGACCATAGTTTAAGTAGAAAATCAAATACGTACTTCTATGCCACATTCTTTGCATATTTTATGGGACTATTGGCCACAATGTTAGTCATGCATTTATTTAAACACGCGCAACCTGCATTGCTATACTTGGTACCTGCGTGTTTAGGAACACCATTGTTGCTTGCTCTGGTTAAAGGAGACCTCAAGGCGCTTTTTTC GTACGAAGATCATCCATCAGAGGCTGTAAATGTCGCTGGAGATACACAGGCAGAAATTaagaaagataaataa
- the LOC105684236 gene encoding solute carrier family 2, facilitated glucose transporter member 10-like, giving the protein MSDEEDTAILLNGGNQATEIPENKPATDDYQCIPVKNLRKPIPKQKDNLTPLTSRNQDLLVSIVAVLAGVSFGYDMGIAKPTASAIKEEFNLSCFEQETVINVWFVGALLGALTGGILIDSFGRRWTMIFTLVLLTFGSLLSALANHYTLLLCARIISGYTGTVSAIAQCIYMSEVSESNKRGYNITLHQFGTAAGLLFAVIAGANKSTDYQWRIAMGITAIPALVTCAITIIFLQRSPPFLLLQRTQHVARKTAKNPWNNVLEMFFIMAGMLILQQGTGRRQVLFYAPRLFALLGICSNVAPTTALVALGIVKVFSTILSLVVVERCGRRTALITSATICMTAVSLLSLLATFDRGDDTLASINSNCINTINVNMGNDNMRNGNNIPIGSPPPFPLLPTPLAIIAPSPETWTQVKASCETQNIVTSEGLNGGLRILAVITLLVYEAAYALGLGPVSFLTLSEVFPATVRGKCVSFSIVVLWISNIVATELVTKMIKSMTLAGSYLLYSFMCLVTIFYVFLLIPETKGKSLHQIAQELRKMSLSTRVCNNLCSLPIVCHIDWIKKYSDNTVNGQSTLI; this is encoded by the exons ATGAGTGACGAGGAAGATACAGCAATATTGTTGAATGGTGGCAATCAAGCCACAGAAATACCTGAGAACAAACCTGCAACTGATGATTATCAATGTATACCAGTGAAAAACCTGCGGAAACCTATTCCTAAACAGAAGGATAATTTGACCCCTTTGACATCCAGAAATCAAGATCTTCTTGTGTCAATAGTCGCTGTATTAGCTGGTGTATCTTTTGGATATGACATGGGAATTGCAAAACCAACTGCTTCTGcaataaaagaagaatttaaTCTGAGTTGTTTTGAGCAAGAAACTGTCATCAATGTCTGGTTTGTTGGAGCCCTTTTGGGTGCATTGACAGGTG GGATTCTGATAGACAGTTTTGGTCGTCGATGGACAATGATTTTTACCTTAGTACTCCTGACGTTTGGTTCTTTGCTGTCGGCACTGGCAAATCATTATACTCTTCTGTTATGTGCTCGTATAATATCTGGTTATACCGGAACAGTGTCAGCTATTGCACAATGTATTTACATGTCTGAAGTATCCGAGTCTAACAAACGGGGGTACAACATTACGCTTCACCAATTTGGCACAGCAGCAGGCTTGTTGTTTGCGGTAATAGCTGGTGCTAATAAGAGCACAGATTATCAGTGGAGAATTGCAATGGGTATAACAGCTATACCAGCACTAGTAACTTGTGCTATCACAATAATCTTTTTGCAAAGATCTccgccatttttattattgcaaCGCACTCAACATGTAGCAAGAAAAACAGCAAAGAATCCATGGAATAATGTGTTAGAGATGTTTTTCATTATGGCTGGTATGTTGATTCTTCAACAAGGGACAGGAAGACGTCAGGTTTTGTTCTATGCGCCGAGGTTATTTGCGTTGCTGGGAATTTGCTCCA ATGTGGCACCAACAACTGCACTGGTAGCACTCGGAATTGTTAAAGTATTTAGTACAATACTTTCATTGGTAGTTGTTGAAAGATGCGGTCGTCGAACCGCTTTGATTACATCTGCAACAATTTGCATGACAGCTGTCTCCCTACTGTCACTACTTGCGACGTTTGACAGAGGTGATGACACACTGGCCAGTATCAATTCTAATTGTATCAATACAATCAACGTTAACATGGGCAATGATAATATGCGGAATGGAAATAACATACCCATTGGATCACCACCACCCTTCCCTCTTCTACCAACGCCATTGGCTATCATAGCCCCCAGTCCTGAAACATGGACACAAGTTAAGGCATCTTGCGAG actCAAAATATAGTCACATCTGAAGGACTGAATGGTGGCTTACGTATATTGGCAGTCATAACTTTATTGGTTTATGAAGCCGCTTACGCATTGGGCTTGGGTcctgtttcatttttaacaTTGAGCGAGGTATTTCCAGCAACTGTCAGAGGAAAATGTGTCAGTTTCTCAATAGTTGTCCTCTGGATCTCAAATATAGTGGCTACGGAATTGGTTACTAAAATGATAA AATCTATGACACTGGCAGGCTCCTATTTATTATATAGTTTCATGTGCCTCGTCACCATATTCTATGTTTTCTTGCTAATTCCTGAAACTAAAGGAAAATCATTACATCAAATTGCACAGGAATTACGGAAAATGTCGCTATCTACTCGTGTGTGTAACAATCTCTGCAGTTTACCTATCGTCTGTCATATtgattggataaaaaaatacagcGATAATACTGTCAATGGTCAGAGCACACTCATTTGA